In Sphingomicrobium sediminis, the genomic window CGCTGCGCCCGATGCTGCTTTCGGCGTTCGGCTGCCTGCTAGCCTCAATCGGCTGCTTCTTCCTGTCGGGCATATGGTTCATGCCGCCTGCCGATCATGTCGCCTTCTGGGGCTTTCTCGGCATACCGGTTTTCTCTTCGCTGATGCTGCTGGCGCTGGCATCTCTTGCCGAGCGCGAAGTCGTGCTGCGCGTCCGCCCCGAGGGGCTCTACTATGCGCGTTATTCGGATCGCTTGATCGCCTGGGAGGATATCGAGGCGGTCAAGGAATGCGGTGTCGCCCAGCATCGCGTGCTGTGCATCGAATTGAAGGATCGTCGCGCTTATCCCGCCGGGTTCGAGGCGGAGCGCGCGGTCGATGCGGCGCGGCTCTACAATTTCGGTGATTTTGCCATGTCGATGCGCGGGCTGGCCGGACGTCATGACCGGGTGGTCGAGGCGGTCGAAGCCCACCTCCAGCGTCGCAAGCGCGCGACCAAATTCGTGCCCAAGCCCGCCGAACCGGCACCGACACCGCAGGTCCGCGCCGGGTTCGGTAATCGCAAGCGCCTGCGCGGTCTCGCCGCCGCGGTTTGACGGGATCGCGATCGAGGGTTTCGGTCGCCAACCGGGCGCTGTAGAAGTGCCTTAAATGGCTTCTCGACAACGTCCTCATTATGCAGGCTGGCGGCGCCTGTTGATCCTCGCGCTTGGCGGGCTGGCCTTGTTGTTGGCGGTGGCTGCCATGCTTCCTCTATGGCAAACCGATCACTGGTTCGTGCGCATTCTCGACTTTCCCCG contains:
- a CDS encoding STM3941 family protein; this translates as MSDEPARIVSKTSLRPMLLSAFGCLLASIGCFFLSGIWFMPPADHVAFWGFLGIPVFSSLMLLALASLAEREVVLRVRPEGLYYARYSDRLIAWEDIEAVKECGVAQHRVLCIELKDRRAYPAGFEAERAVDAARLYNFGDFAMSMRGLAGRHDRVVEAVEAHLQRRKRATKFVPKPAEPAPTPQVRAGFGNRKRLRGLAAAV